GCGTTGCAAAAGCATGCCGAGGCACTGATCCATCGCTTCAACGTCAAGGCCGGTGGGCCCAACGCGCCCGCCAAGTCGCTGTCGGGTGGCAACCTGCAAAAGTTCATTGTGGGGCGCGAGATTGACGCCAACCCTAAGTTGCTGATCGTCTCGCAGCCCACCTGGGGCGTGGACGTCGGGGCGGCAGCGCAAATCCGCGCATCCATTTTGGCGCTGCGCGATGCAGGTTGCGCCGTGTTGGTGGTCAGTGAGGAGCTGGACGAATTGTTTGAAATCTGTGACCGGCTGCATGTGGTGGCCAAGGGGCATTTGTCGCCCTCTGTGCCGCGTTCCGAAGCGACGGTGCAGCGCATTGGCGAATGGATGAGCGGCCTGTGGCATGCCGATGTGCAGGCCCATCTGGCGCAAACTGCCCAGCAGGCTGCAGCCGGGGAGGCGCACCATGCTTAAGCTGGAACCGCGCCCCCAGGCCTCGCGGCTGTGGACTTACGGCTCGCCGCTGCTGGCGCTGGCCGTGACGGTGCTTATTGGTGTGGCCCTGTTCATGGCGCTGGGAAAAGATCCGGTGCGGGGCCTGCAGGTGTTCTTCTGGGAACCCATCAAGTCGCAGTACGCCATCGGCGAACTCATGGTCAAGGCCACTCCGCTGTTGCTCATCGCGCTGGGGCTGGCGGTGTGCTTTCGCTCCAACGTCTGGAACATTGGTGCCGAGGGGCAGTTTGTGATTGGCGCGGTGGTGGCCGGCGGCGTGGCGCTGCTGGCCGACAAGACCACTGGGCCGTGGATCGTGCCCGCCATCTTGCTCGCCGGGGTGCTCGGCGGCATGGCTTGGGCGGGGCTCACGGCGTTGCTGCGCGACAAGTTCAACGCCAACGAAATCCTGGTGAGCTTGATGCTCGTGTATGTCGCCACGTTGGTGCTGGGCTACCTGGTGTACGGGCCCTGGAAGGACCCGATGGGCTACAACTTTCCGCAGACCAAGACGTTCGAGAAGGTCACGCAGATCCCTCGGCTGATGCAGGGCTCGCGCGTGTCGATTGGCTTGCTGCTGGCGCTGGCTGGGGCGGGGGCGCTGTGGGTGTTTCTGTTCCGCACCCGGGCGGGCTTTGCGCAGCAGGTGGGCGGGTTGGCGCCTGCTGCAGCGCGCTATGCGGGCTTTTCATCGCGCCGCGCGCTGTGGACGGCGCTGCTGATTTCGGGCGGTGCAGCGGGTCTGGCGGGCGCGCTGGAGGTGGCCGGGCCCATTGGCCAACTCACTCCCTATGTGCCTGCAGGCTACGGCTTCGCCGCCATCATCGTGGCCTTTGTGGGGCGCCTGCATCCCGTAGGCATGATTCTTTCGGCCATTCTCATGAGCATGTTCTACATCGGCGGCGAGCTGGCGCAGTCGCGCATGGGCTTGCCCAAGTCCCTCACCGGGGTGTTCCAAGGGCTGTTGCTGTTCACGCTGCTGGCGTGTGACACGTTGATTGCCTACCGCATCCGCTGGGTGGCCTCGAAGGGAGGCAAGTGATGGAATCGTACGCATTGCTCATCGGCGCCACGCTCAGCGCGGGCACGGTGCTGGCCATCGCGGCCCTGGGCCTGCTCATCAATGAAAAGGCGGGCATCGTCAATCTGGGTGCCGAGGGCATGATGCTCTGCGCCGCCATCGCAGGCTTTGCCACCGTGGTGCACACGGGCAACACCTGGCTGGGTTTTGCAGCGGGCATGGCTGCGGGCGCGGTGCTGGCGGCCATCTTTGGCGTGCTGGTGATCTGGCTCAACACCAACCAGTACGCCACGGGGCTGGCGCTCAGTCTGTTTGGCGTCGGTTTCTCGGCGTTTGCAGGCATCAGCTACGTGCAGGCCAAGCTGCCCGAATCGCCCAAGTACGCCATTCCCGTGTTGGGCGACATCCCGCTGGTGGGGCCTGCGCTCTTCCAGCAGCATCCGCTGGTGTACATCACCATGGTGCTGGTGGTGGCGCTGGTGTGGTTCTTGTACCGTTCGCGCGCTGGTTTGGTGCTGCGCTCGGTGGGCGAGTCGCCCGAGTCGGCGCATGCGCTGGGCTACCCGGTGCGCCGCATTCGCCTGGCTGCCGTGGTGGCGGGCGGTGCTTTGTGCGGGTTGGCGGGGGCTTACATCTCTACCGTCTACACCCCGTTGTGGGTGGAGGGCATGGTGGCCGGGCGCGGCTGGATTGCGCTGGCGCTCACCACCTTTGCCACCTGGCGCCCGGCACGGGTGTTGCTTGGTGCTTACCTGTTTGGTGGGGTGACGATGCTGCAGTTCCATTTGCAAGCCACGGGCGTGCAGGTGGCCAGCCAGTTGCTGAGCATGTTGCCCTACCTCGCCACCATCGTGGTGCTGGCCTTGATCTCGCGCAACCCTGCCTGGATTCGCGTCAACATGCCCGCGTCCCTCGGTAAGCCGTTTTACCCCGGCTCATAATGGTTGTTTACCGTTTTTCCCCTCCGTTTTCACTGTTTTCTTTCAAGGAATCGACATGACCGATCTGCAAAAGCGTTCGTTGTTCAAAGTGGCGGCACTGTCTGCCCTGGCTGCCGCTGCCGTTGTAGGCTGCGGCAAGACCGAGGCGCCAGCGCCCGCACCGGCCCCAGCACCTGCGCCGGCTGCCTCTGCTCCAGCGCCCAAGCCCGAACCACTGAAGATCGCTTTTGCCTACGTGGGCCCTGTGGGTGACGGCGGCTGGTCTTTTGCCCATGACAACGGCCGCAAAGCCATCGAAAAAGAGTTTGGCGACAAGGTCGTGACCAGCTTTGTCGAAAGCGTGCCCGAATCCGCCGACGCCGAGCGCGTGCTGCGCGACCTGGCTGGCCAAGGCAACAAGCTGATCTTTGGCACCACGTTCGGCTACATGGAATCCATCCAGAAGATCGCGGGCGACCTCAAGGACGTGAAGTTTGAGCACGCCACCGGCTACAAGACGGCCGAGAACGTGCGCACCTACGACAGCCGCACCTACGAAGGCGCCTACATGGCCGGCGTGATCGCTGGCGCCATGACCAAGTCCAACACGCTGGGCGTGGTGGGCTCGGTGCCAATCCCTGAAGTGATCCGCAACATCAACAGCTTCACGCTGGGTGCGCAGTCGGTCAACCCCAAGATCAAGACCAAGGTGGTGTGGGTGAACGAATGGTTCAGCCCACCCAAGGAAACCGAAGCCGCCACCAGCCTGATCAACGGCGGCGCTGACGTGCTGTTCCAGAACACCGACTCGCCTGCCGTGCTCAAGACCGCCCAAGAAAAGGGCAAGCGCGCGTTTGGCTGGGACAGCGACATGACTGCCTACGGCCCCAAGGCCCACTTGGCATCGGCCGTCATCAACTGGGGCCCTTACTACGTGAAGGCCACGCGTGATGCGCTGGAAGGCAAGTGGAGCACCGGCCAAAGCTGGTGGGGCGTGAAGGAAGGCGCGATCGACATCGTCTCCATCGCTGAAGACGTGCCTGCTGAAACCAAGGCCAAGGTCGAAGAAGTGAAGAAGGGCTTGGCCGACGGCAGCTTCGTCATCTGGAAGGGCCCCATCGTGGGTCAGGACGGCAAGCCCGTGCTGGAAAAAGACGCCGTGGCCGACGACAAGTTCTTGGGCGGTATCAACTTCTACGTCAAGGGCGTGGAAGGCAAGATCCCCGGTGCCGACAAAAAGTAAGGCGCTGGCTTCACGCCTTCATGGCCGCCTTCGGGCGGCCTTTTTTCTTCCTGTCCTTGGTTTGAACGGTTTGCATCCGGGCACCAAAAGGGCATGATGTTTTCAACAATACCCACGGAGCTTGCTGATGTTCAAAGTCCCTCCCATTTCTGCAGAGCGCCTGCCCGACTTGCTGCGCAAGATGCCCAAAGCCGAGCTGCACATCCACATCGAAGGCTCGCTCGAGCCTGAGTTGATTTTTGCGCTGGCCCAGCGCAACGGCGTCACCTTGCCGTATGCCGATGTCGAGAGCCTGCGCCGCGCTTATGCCTTCACCAACCTGCAGAGCTTCCTCGACATCTACTACGCGGGTGCCAGTGTGCTGCTGCATGAGCAAGACTTTTACGACATGGCTTGGGCCTACTTTGAGCGTGCTGCGGCCGACAACGTGGTGCACGCCGAGTTGTTTTTTGACCCGCAAACGCACACCGAGCGTGGCGTGCCGATGGCTACGGTGGTGCAGGGCCTGCACCGTGCCTGCGTGGACGCGGGCCAGAAGCTGGGCGTGAATGCCTCGCTGATCCTGTGTTTCTTGCGCCACCTGAGCGAAGAGTCAGCGTTCGAGACGCTGGAGCAGGCGTTGCCGTTTCGCGACCAATTCATCGGCGTGGGGCTGGACAGCAGCGAAGTGGGGCACCCGCCCGAAAAATTTGCACGAGTATTTGCCCGCTGCAAGGAGCTGGGCCTGCACCTAGTGGCCCATGCGGGCGAGGAAGGACCGCCCGCCTACATTTGGAGCGCGCTGGATGTGCTCAAGGTCGAGCGCATTGACCACGGCGTGCAGGCGGTGCACGACGCCGCGCTGATGCAGCGCTTGGCGCAAGACCGCATTCCGCTCACGGTGTGCCCGTTGTCGAACCAGAAGCTGTGCGTCTTCCCCAACCTGGCCGACCACAACCTGGGTCAGCTGCTGGATGCAGGCTTGGCTGCGACGGTCAACTCCGACGACCCGGCGTACTTTGGCGGTTACATCAACGAGAACTTCACCCAGCTCTTTGCCGCCACGGGCCTCACGGCCAAGCACGCGTACCAGCTCGCTTTCAACAGTTTTGAAGCCAGCTTCGCGTCCAACCCCCAAAAGCGAGTCTGGGAGCACAAGCTCAAAGAGACCTTTGAGACGTTTGTCGAGCACGACTATTGAGGTGCTGGGGGCAGGGTGTTGCCACCCGCGCAGCCCCGGTGGAGCGCTTTGGTATCCGGGTGGTGCCTGGGTTGACAATCCGTTTGCGGTTTGTCTTTTGTAAGGTGCGAGGGGGTATCATGTCGCACTTTGTTGCATCCAGCCTTGTGCGCTGAATGCGCGGACTATGGCGCCGCAACTCCTCAGAGCGGTTTCTGGCGGATGTTGCGCAGCCTGCCGCCAGGCCCCCACACGCGGGTGCTGGTCGGCCAGTTCCGTAACCCACACCCTCATCACCTATGTTTCTCAATCAGCTATCCATTGCCA
This Acidovorax sp. 106 DNA region includes the following protein-coding sequences:
- a CDS encoding ABC transporter permease is translated as MLKLEPRPQASRLWTYGSPLLALAVTVLIGVALFMALGKDPVRGLQVFFWEPIKSQYAIGELMVKATPLLLIALGLAVCFRSNVWNIGAEGQFVIGAVVAGGVALLADKTTGPWIVPAILLAGVLGGMAWAGLTALLRDKFNANEILVSLMLVYVATLVLGYLVYGPWKDPMGYNFPQTKTFEKVTQIPRLMQGSRVSIGLLLALAGAGALWVFLFRTRAGFAQQVGGLAPAAARYAGFSSRRALWTALLISGGAAGLAGALEVAGPIGQLTPYVPAGYGFAAIIVAFVGRLHPVGMILSAILMSMFYIGGELAQSRMGLPKSLTGVFQGLLLFTLLACDTLIAYRIRWVASKGGK
- a CDS encoding ABC transporter permease, which produces MESYALLIGATLSAGTVLAIAALGLLINEKAGIVNLGAEGMMLCAAIAGFATVVHTGNTWLGFAAGMAAGAVLAAIFGVLVIWLNTNQYATGLALSLFGVGFSAFAGISYVQAKLPESPKYAIPVLGDIPLVGPALFQQHPLVYITMVLVVALVWFLYRSRAGLVLRSVGESPESAHALGYPVRRIRLAAVVAGGALCGLAGAYISTVYTPLWVEGMVAGRGWIALALTTFATWRPARVLLGAYLFGGVTMLQFHLQATGVQVASQLLSMLPYLATIVVLALISRNPAWIRVNMPASLGKPFYPGS
- a CDS encoding BMP family ABC transporter substrate-binding protein, coding for MTDLQKRSLFKVAALSALAAAAVVGCGKTEAPAPAPAPAPAPAASAPAPKPEPLKIAFAYVGPVGDGGWSFAHDNGRKAIEKEFGDKVVTSFVESVPESADAERVLRDLAGQGNKLIFGTTFGYMESIQKIAGDLKDVKFEHATGYKTAENVRTYDSRTYEGAYMAGVIAGAMTKSNTLGVVGSVPIPEVIRNINSFTLGAQSVNPKIKTKVVWVNEWFSPPKETEAATSLINGGADVLFQNTDSPAVLKTAQEKGKRAFGWDSDMTAYGPKAHLASAVINWGPYYVKATRDALEGKWSTGQSWWGVKEGAIDIVSIAEDVPAETKAKVEEVKKGLADGSFVIWKGPIVGQDGKPVLEKDAVADDKFLGGINFYVKGVEGKIPGADKK
- a CDS encoding adenosine deaminase, whose amino-acid sequence is MFKVPPISAERLPDLLRKMPKAELHIHIEGSLEPELIFALAQRNGVTLPYADVESLRRAYAFTNLQSFLDIYYAGASVLLHEQDFYDMAWAYFERAAADNVVHAELFFDPQTHTERGVPMATVVQGLHRACVDAGQKLGVNASLILCFLRHLSEESAFETLEQALPFRDQFIGVGLDSSEVGHPPEKFARVFARCKELGLHLVAHAGEEGPPAYIWSALDVLKVERIDHGVQAVHDAALMQRLAQDRIPLTVCPLSNQKLCVFPNLADHNLGQLLDAGLAATVNSDDPAYFGGYINENFTQLFAATGLTAKHAYQLAFNSFEASFASNPQKRVWEHKLKETFETFVEHDY